Within Amycolatopsis sp. cg5, the genomic segment ACCGGGGCTTCGGTGACGTCGTTGGCCGGACGCTGCTTCGTGCCCTCGTAACCCTTGGTACAGGAGATCGGGTCGAAGAAGTTCAGCACGACGCCGAGGTGACCCGTGCCGTCACCGGAGGTGGACGGCGAGAAGGCCGAGATGATCGGGTAAGCCACGAGCAGTTCCTCGACCGCGCCGGTGCGCGACGACGTGATCTGCGCGGTCGTGAGCAGGTTCGCGATCACGATGCCCAGGTCGGAGCCGGACGTGGTCAGCACGTCGGTGATCTGGCGGCTCAGCTTGGGCGCGTCGTCGATGACCTTGCGCAGGTCCGGGTCGGACTTCTTGAGTTGCTCGGTGATGGTCTTGAGGCCCGACGCGAACGACGTGATGTTCGAGGCTTGCCGCTGCTGGGTGTCCAGCACGACCTTCGCGTCCGCGAGCAGGCCTTGGGTCTGCGGCAGGTACTGGGTGGCCACCGAGGTCAGGGAACCCGTGCTGTCCAAGAGCTTCTGCAGTTCAGGACCCGCGCCGGCGAACGCCTTGTACGTCTCGTCGACCACTGTACGCAGCGACTCCGGGTGCACGCTCGACACCAGCTTGTCGAGGCTGCTGAGCACCGTGTCCGGGGAAAGCGGGATCGACGTCTTGGCCTGCGTGATGACCGAACCGTCCCGCAGATACGGCGGGTTCTCGTGCTGGGGTTCGAGGTCGACGTACTGCTCGCCGACCGCGGACCGGTTCGCCACCACCGCGCGGGTGTCCGCCGGGATCGGCGGCGCGTCGGAGTCGATGTCGAGTTCCAGGTCGACGCCTTCCGGGGTCAGCGTCATCGACGCGACCTTGCCGACCGCGACGCCCCGGTACGCGACCTCGGAGTTCACGAAGATGCCGCCGGAGTCGGCGAGCTGAGCCGTGACGACGTAGCCGCGCGCACCGAAGAGCCGGTCGAGGCCCGCGTAGTTCGCGCCCGTGTAGACCACTGTGGACACGGCCAGCAGCACGAAGAGCAGCAGCTGGACGCGGTGCTTCCTGGTGATCATCGGCCACCCCCGAGCAGGCCTTTGAGCAGGTCGCCGAGTGGATCCGTGGCGGGCAGCGGCAACGGGATCCGCGGAACCTGAGGCGTGGCCGGACCCGACCCGGACAGGCCGGGTATCGGCAGAAACGGTTGCGACGAGCTGCTCAGGTTCTCCAGCAGGGTGTCCAGCTGAAGGTCCACAGTGGCCTCGACGTTCGCGTAGTCGCCCTTGACCACGTTGCCCGCGTAGTCCGGGAACGGGTAGGTCAGCAGTATCTGCAACGCCTTCGGCAGATTCTGGCCGGATTCGACGAGCTTCTGCAGTGTCGGCTGCAACGTCCGCAGGTTGTCGACGAGCTGGTCGCCGCTCTGCTTGACCGTGTCGACCGCGACCGTCGAGAGCCGGTTCAGCGCCTGCAACATGCCCACCAGCTCGTCACGCTGATCGGTGACGACCTTGAGACCGGGTGCGAGGTTGTCCACCGCGGTGGTCAGATTGCCCTGCTGGGCGACCAAAGTGGACGACAGTTTGTCGAGACCGTCGATCGCGCGGACGATCTGTCCTTTGTGTCCGTCCAATTCGGTCGCGAGCTGGTCCACATGCGCCAGCAGCGCGCGGATCTCCGGCTCGTTGCCCGCCAAGGCGTCGTTCAGCTCGTGGCTGATCTTCTGCAGCTGCTCGACGCCACCGCCGTTGAGCAGCAGCGACAACGCGCCCAGTACCTCTTCGACTTCGGGATTGCGGTTCGTGCGCGCCAGCGGAATCTGGGCGCCCTCCCCCAGTTTGCCCGTCGGCTGCTCGGCGCGCGGCGGGTGCAGGTCGACGAACTTCTCGCCCAGCAGGCTGGACTGGCGCAGCTCGGCGCCCGCGTTCGACGGCAGCGGGACATCGCCGTTGACGAGCAGCGTGACCAGCGCCGAGTGCGTGTCCGGGGACAGCTCGATCTTCTCGACCCGGCCGACCGCGACGTCGTTGACCTTCACGCTGGCCTGCGGCACGAGGTCGAGCACGTCCGAGAACTGCGCCGTGATGCGGTACGGATGCTCCCCGAGATCGGCGCCGCCGGGCAGGGAGGCGTTGTACATGCCCGAAAAGCCGCCGCTGCTGCACGCTGCGAGCGACAGCACCCCGGCGAGGACTCCGGCGATCCGCTTCATCGGCGCGCACCTCCCGACAACTGCGAGAGCACGTCGGCGAGCGGCAACGGCAGCGGCGGCAGCTGGCCTTGGGTCAGCGACGAGATGACCTGCGGCACGGACGGGAGCTTCAACGTGCCGTCGAGCACCGGCGCGAGCTGCTTGCACAGGTTGCCCACGACGTCCGGGACCTCCTTTGGCGTGCCCGCGCTGATCAACCTGCACAGGGTGAGCACGGGCGGATGGGTCAGCTCGTTCAGGTTGTCGCGCACCGCGATCGTGCCCGACGCCGCGTCGTAGGAGTTGATGAAGTTGGTGGCGCCGAGCGGTGCGAGGTCGAGCACCTCGGCGAGCGCCGCGCGCTGGTCGACCAGCACCTTCGTCAGCCCGGTCAATTTGTCCACATTGGACGCCAGCAGGTCCTTGTTCTCTTCGACGAACCCCTGCACCTCGCCCAGTGACGACGCCAGCGAGGACAGCGCCGCGCCCACGTCCGCCGAGTCCTCGGCCAGGAACCCGGTGACCTGGGCGGCTCGCGTGTAGAACGAGTTGAGCTGACGGTCGCTTTCGGACAGTGCGTGCGTGAACGAGTTCAGGTTCTCCACGGTCGAGAACAGGTCGTCCTTGGAACCGTCGAGCGTCTTCGCCAGCTCGGCCAGCCTGGTGACCGTGCTGTTGAGGTTCTCGCCGTTGCCGTCCAGGTTGGCCGCCGCCGTGTCGAGCGCTCCCGACAGCGCGCCGTTCTTGTTGGCGCCATTGGGTCCCAGACTGCTCGAAAGCTTGTCGAGACTCGTGTAAAGGTCGTCCAGCTCGACCGGGGTCGCCGTGCGTTCCTTGCCGATCACGGTGCCCGATGCCATCACCGGGCCGCTGTCGTAAGCGGGCGTCAGCTGGACGTATCGGTCGCTGACCAGCGAGGGCGCGACGACCACGGCACCGGCGTCGGCCGGGATGTCCACTCCGGAATCGACACGCATGTCGACCCGCACGGCCGCGCCCTGCGGGGTCACCGCGGTGATCTCACCGACCTTGATGCCCAGCACGCGCACCGAAGAACCCGCGTACAGGCCGACGGTCTTGCCGAAGTACGCGCTCAGCCGGGTGCCCGCCCGCTCGCCCAGCACGAACCACAGGCCACCGGACAGCACGAGCGCGACCACACAGGCGAACGCGAGGTAGGTGTAGACGCTGCGGCGTGCGCGGGTGTCGATGGTCATCGGCCGCCCACCCCCTGGTTCGGCGCGGCGATCGGCGGCGTGCATCCCTCCGGGTTGATGTGCAGGCCGAGCGCGGTGATCGTCGGCGGCAGCAGCCCGCACAGGTAGCCCTCGAACCAGCGGCCGTTGCCGGTCGCGTTCGCGCCGACGCGGGCGAACGGCGCCATCAGCGCGAGACTGTGCGCGAGGTTGTCCTGGTTGCGCTGCAACACATCCGTCACCTTGCCGAGTTTCTCCAGCGTCGGCTTGAGCTGCTGCCGGTTGTCGGCGACCAGCCCGGACAGTTGCTCCGAAAGCCGCTGAGTTCCCTTGAGCAGCGCGCTGATCGCGTCCTTGCGGCTCTGGAGTTCGGCGAGCAGCAGGTCGCCGTCGCTGATGATCCGCTGCAGCTGGGCATTGCGGTCGGCCAGTGTCTTCGAAACGCCACTTGTGTTGGCCAGCAACTGTTTGAGCTGCTGATCGCGCGACGACACCGTCTTCGACAACGACGACAGCCCGGTCAGCGCGTCCTTCATGTGCTGCGGGCTGTCCTTGAGGCTGTCCGACAGAACGTTGAAGCTGTCGGCGAGCTGCTGGGTGTTGATCTCCCCGACCGTGCTCGACAGCTGCTTGAACGCGTCCTGCAACTCGAACGGCGTCCGCGTGCGCTGCAACGGGATCGGGACGTTCGGGTCCTGGCTGCCGGAGCCGGACGACTGCAACGCCAAGTACTTCTCACCGAGCAGGGTCTTGATCTCGATCGACGCCGTGCTCGTGTCGCCGACCCGCGTGTCCTTGACCCGGAACTTGACGAGAACCTTCTTACCCGCCAACGAAACCGAGGTGACCTGGCCGACCTTGACCCCGGCGACCTGCACTCCGTTGTCCGGCGCGAGCCCGGCCGACTCCGCGAAGTAGGCCGCGTACGTGGTGCCGTTGCCGAACAACGGGATGCTGTCGGAGAAGTAGGTCGCGACGACGACCAGTGTCAGCAGCACGAGGGTCACCCCGCCGACCGCCGCCTGGTTGCGCTGCTTGAGTGGTTTCACGGTCCGCACCTCTCGGCCCGCTGGGTGCCGGGGATCGGCACGATCGGCAGCTGGATGTTCAGCGCCGAGACACCGATCCGCCCGTTGATCCCGCACAGGTAGTAGTTGAACCAGCTGCCGTAGCTCAGTGTCCTGGTGAACTTCTGCAGGTTCGACGGCAGCACCTGCAGCAGGTGGTCGATCAGCTGCTCGGAATCGTTGAGGTTGTCCGAAAGATTGCCGAGCTGCGTGATGTCCTCTTTCAACGCGGGCCGCGCGTCGGCCAGCAGGCCGGAGGTCGTCACGGTCAGTTCGCCTAGCGCGGCGACGGCTTCACCGATCGGCTTGCGCTGCTCCGCGAGCCCGCTGACCAGCCGCTGCGTCTGGTCGATCAGGTCGCC encodes:
- a CDS encoding MCE family protein, producing the protein MITRKHRVQLLLFVLLAVSTVVYTGANYAGLDRLFGARGYVVTAQLADSGGIFVNSEVAYRGVAVGKVASMTLTPEGVDLELDIDSDAPPIPADTRAVVANRSAVGEQYVDLEPQHENPPYLRDGSVITQAKTSIPLSPDTVLSSLDKLVSSVHPESLRTVVDETYKAFAGAGPELQKLLDSTGSLTSVATQYLPQTQGLLADAKVVLDTQQRQASNITSFASGLKTITEQLKKSDPDLRKVIDDAPKLSRQITDVLTTSGSDLGIVIANLLTTAQITSSRTGAVEELLVAYPIISAFSPSTSGDGTGHLGVVLNFFDPISCTKGYEGTKQRPANDVTEAPVNVKAYCAEPPGSPTGVRGSQNAPFAGKPAPFPDKPSQPAPSAPQLPGVLSLATAGRPGGLGPLLGLPK
- a CDS encoding MCE family protein → MKRIAGVLAGVLSLAACSSGGFSGMYNASLPGGADLGEHPYRITAQFSDVLDLVPQASVKVNDVAVGRVEKIELSPDTHSALVTLLVNGDVPLPSNAGAELRQSSLLGEKFVDLHPPRAEQPTGKLGEGAQIPLARTNRNPEVEEVLGALSLLLNGGGVEQLQKISHELNDALAGNEPEIRALLAHVDQLATELDGHKGQIVRAIDGLDKLSSTLVAQQGNLTTAVDNLAPGLKVVTDQRDELVGMLQALNRLSTVAVDTVKQSGDQLVDNLRTLQPTLQKLVESGQNLPKALQILLTYPFPDYAGNVVKGDYANVEATVDLQLDTLLENLSSSSQPFLPIPGLSGSGPATPQVPRIPLPLPATDPLGDLLKGLLGGGR
- a CDS encoding MCE family protein; amino-acid sequence: MTIDTRARRSVYTYLAFACVVALVLSGGLWFVLGERAGTRLSAYFGKTVGLYAGSSVRVLGIKVGEITAVTPQGAAVRVDMRVDSGVDIPADAGAVVVAPSLVSDRYVQLTPAYDSGPVMASGTVIGKERTATPVELDDLYTSLDKLSSSLGPNGANKNGALSGALDTAAANLDGNGENLNSTVTRLAELAKTLDGSKDDLFSTVENLNSFTHALSESDRQLNSFYTRAAQVTGFLAEDSADVGAALSSLASSLGEVQGFVEENKDLLASNVDKLTGLTKVLVDQRAALAEVLDLAPLGATNFINSYDAASGTIAVRDNLNELTHPPVLTLCRLISAGTPKEVPDVVGNLCKQLAPVLDGTLKLPSVPQVISSLTQGQLPPLPLPLADVLSQLSGGARR
- a CDS encoding MCE family protein: MKPLKQRNQAAVGGVTLVLLTLVVVATYFSDSIPLFGNGTTYAAYFAESAGLAPDNGVQVAGVKVGQVTSVSLAGKKVLVKFRVKDTRVGDTSTASIEIKTLLGEKYLALQSSGSGSQDPNVPIPLQRTRTPFELQDAFKQLSSTVGEINTQQLADSFNVLSDSLKDSPQHMKDALTGLSSLSKTVSSRDQQLKQLLANTSGVSKTLADRNAQLQRIISDGDLLLAELQSRKDAISALLKGTQRLSEQLSGLVADNRQQLKPTLEKLGKVTDVLQRNQDNLAHSLALMAPFARVGANATGNGRWFEGYLCGLLPPTITALGLHINPEGCTPPIAAPNQGVGGR